In one window of Helianthus annuus cultivar XRQ/B chromosome 17, HanXRQr2.0-SUNRISE, whole genome shotgun sequence DNA:
- the LOC118489136 gene encoding uncharacterized protein LOC118489136 — translation MRSMTMVNGNSGDSMGEKGGVGHPTRRRPAVTEDDGDGWLGSSSSSSDMVQLQIVQVVPFTLGSDLVQSKFSQSWSNLVNSASQLGSTDGQTRSTQGPVNFKRNTF, via the exons ATGAGGAGCATGACGATGGTTAATGGCAACAGTGGCGACTCGATGGGAGAGAAAGGAGGTGTCGGCCACCCTACGCGGCGGCGGCCGGCGGTAACcgaagatgatggtgatggttGGTTAGGTTCAAGTTCAAGTTCAAGTGACATGGTTCAGCTACAG ATTGTTCAGGTGGTTCCGTTCACTCTTGGTTCAGATTTGGTTCAGTCAAAGTTCAGTCAAAGCTGGTCAAACCTggtcaactcagcgagtcaactcgggtcaacggacggtcaaacgcggtcaacacAAGGCCCGGTAAACTTTAAACGAAACACATTTTAG
- the LOC110925866 gene encoding probable serine/threonine-protein kinase At1g54610 produces the protein MGGICVKPAGGSPWERRSSKRSSESRLTQSRREESFRVKTRAEVRTGSVDKRLNSSRRVRDDHFDSISSIRTVPKSVVGEQIVAGWPSWLAEVAGEAINGWLPRKADTFEKLDKIGQGTYSNVYKARDLITNKIVALKRVRFDNKDLESVVFMAREILILRRLDHPNIIKLEGLITSQTSCSLYLVFEYMEHDLTGLVTLPGVKFTESQVKCYMNQLLNGLDHCHSHGVLHRDIKGSNLLIDNNGILKIADFGLANFFKQSQTVSLTSRVVTLWYRPPELLLGATHYGVGVDLWSAGCILGELYAGKPIMPGRTEVEQLHRIFKLCGSPPDSYWIKSKLPHSTAYKPVQPYKRRILEVFKDFPPAAIGLMQTLLAIDPEERGTAALALKSEFFTTKPLACDPSSLPQYPPSKEIDAKRREEEAKRQRAARMNGQKLDKESGGAQETGAVPAHDANAELARSTRVPVSIEPPKGLNDGAKRSPPMRGSYSGPLAAGVNSARSKAVGYKDVPSQPTKYLHVPQNMGGPCRVGSGRASMKEANMDGDGYKGNKIQFSGPLVSSNVDQMLKDHDRHIQQAARRARLERTRLSEVEAEMARNTVYPSSRIAK, from the exons ATGGGTGGGATTTGTGTTAAGCCGGCTGGTGGGAGCCCGTGGGAAAGACGGTCGAGTAAACGGTCATCAGAATCGCGATTAACGCAGTCGAGGAGGGAGGAAAGTTTTAGGGTGAAAACTCGAGCCGAGGTTAGAACAGGGTCAGTCGATAAAAGATTAAATTCTTCTAGGCGGGTGCGCGATGATCATTTCGATAGTATTTCGAGTATTAGGACAGTTCCGAAGTCTGTCGTAGGTGAACAGATAGTTGCAGGGTGGCCTTCTTGGCTTGCTGAGGTGGCAGGTGAAGCTATCAACGGATGGTTGCCGCGTAAAGCGGATACGTTCGAGAAGTTGGATAAG ATTGGTCAAGGAACGTATAGCAACGTATACAAGGCTCGCGATCTAATAACCAACAAGATTGTTGCGTTGAAAAGGGTGCGGTTTGATAATAAAGATTTAGAGAGCGTTGTTTTTATGGCAAGGGAGATCCTTATCTTGCGAAGGCTTGATCATCCGAATATAATTAAACTTGAAGGATTAATAACTTCGCAAACTTCATGCAGTTTATATCTTGTTTTCGAGTATATGGAACATGATCTAACTGGACTTGTAACACTACCTGGGGTCAAGTTCACGGAATCACAG GTTAAATGTTACATGAACCAGCTGCTAAACGGACTTGATCATTGTCATAGCCACGGTGTCCTGCACCGGGACATAAAGGGGTCGAATCTTTTGATCGACAATAACGGAATCTTAAAAATTGCCGACTTTGGGTTGGCAAATTTTTTTAAACAAAGTCAAACCGTTTCATTGACCAGCCGGGTTGTGACTCTGTGGTATCGACCACCAGAGTTACTACTCGGAGCAACTCATTATGGAGTCGGTGTGGACTTATGGAGTGCAGGATGCATTCTCGGAGAATTATACGCTGGTAAACCTATCATGCCCGGTCGAACTGAG GTTGAGCAACTGCATAGGATTTTTAAGCTTTGTGGTTCACCGCCTGACAGCTACTGGATAAAGTCAAAGTTACCGCACTCAACAGCGTACAAACCGGTCCAGCCTTATAAAAGACGTATTTTAGAAGTCTTTAAAGATTTTCCTCCAGCTGCTATTGGCCTTATGCAGACTTTACTTGCAATAGATCCCGAAGAACGAGGAACCGCAGCACTCGCTTTGAAGAGTGAG TTCTTTACGACAAAACCACTTGCGTGTGATCCTTCAAGTTTGCCGCAATATCCTCCCAGCAAAGAAATTGACGCGAAAAGGAGAGAAGAAGAAGCTAAAAG ACAAAGGGCAGCAAGAATGAACGGTCAAAAGCTTGATAAGGAAAGTGGGGGAGCGCAAGAAACCGGTGCGGTGCCAGCTCATGATGCCAATGCTGAGCTGGCCAGATCAACTCGGGTACCTGTATCTATAGAGCCGCCCAAGGGTTTAAACGACGGTGCGAAACGCTCTCCACCAATGAGGGGGTCTTATTCAGGGCCGTTGGCAGCAGGTGTAAATTCCGCTCGAAGTAAAGCCGTCGGATATAAAGACGTTCCTTCTCAACCAACAAAATATCTACACGTTCCCCAAAACATGGGTGGTCCGTGCAGGGTAGGAAGCGGGAGAGCTAGTATGAAGGAAGCAAATATG GACGGTGACGGATACAAGGGAAAcaagatccaattctcgggaccgctggtttcgtcaaacgtggatcagatgcttAAGGATCATGACCGCCATATCCAACAAGCTGCTAGGAGAGCACGCCTTGAGAGGACCAGGCTCAGCGAAGTTGAGGCTGAAATGGCTAGAAACACGGTGTATCCGTCTAGCCGGATAGCCAAGTAA